The following proteins are co-located in the Cupriavidus pauculus genome:
- a CDS encoding thiamine phosphate synthase, whose amino-acid sequence MTRQGVAAAIDAALFEDLARRYAPVFGHDATPWQAWTLADAPATLGRHDVLLAEGEAPAAAVDRVAGANAVLIATVREGGRWIDTVRSWMGTWVLASDADDGAPHSPAFVAVLTAALSLHFPAHDALCIARAWQPGSTAWPADFGRFPRVRQPALASPDQPPAAFAQCPPDLGLYAVMPTAAWIERLVPLQVPTVQLRFKSDDAAAVRAEVVRAANAAKGSASRLFINDHWRVAIDHHAACGGDSGIYGIHLGQEDLDDADLDAIRASGLRLGVSTHGYAEMLRVAAIQPSYLALGAIFPTTTKVMPTQPQGMGRFRAYVKVMQPVIPSLVGIGGVNADNLREVLAVGVGSAAVVRAITEADDVPAAVAGLIGVFG is encoded by the coding sequence ATGACGCGCCAGGGCGTAGCCGCGGCCATCGACGCCGCATTGTTCGAGGATCTGGCGCGGCGCTACGCGCCGGTGTTCGGGCACGACGCCACGCCGTGGCAGGCGTGGACGCTGGCCGACGCGCCCGCCACGCTGGGCCGCCACGACGTGCTGCTGGCCGAGGGCGAGGCGCCGGCAGCGGCGGTCGATCGCGTGGCCGGCGCCAATGCGGTGCTGATCGCCACCGTGCGCGAGGGCGGCCGCTGGATCGACACCGTGCGGTCGTGGATGGGCACCTGGGTGCTGGCATCGGACGCCGATGACGGCGCGCCGCACTCGCCGGCGTTCGTGGCCGTGCTGACCGCGGCGCTGTCGCTGCATTTCCCGGCCCACGACGCGCTGTGCATCGCACGCGCCTGGCAGCCGGGCAGCACCGCGTGGCCCGCCGATTTCGGCCGCTTCCCGCGTGTGCGGCAGCCCGCGCTGGCGTCGCCGGACCAGCCGCCCGCCGCCTTCGCCCAGTGCCCGCCGGACCTGGGCCTCTACGCCGTGATGCCCACCGCCGCGTGGATCGAGCGGCTGGTACCGCTGCAGGTGCCGACCGTGCAGTTGCGCTTCAAGTCTGACGATGCCGCCGCCGTGCGCGCCGAAGTGGTCCGGGCCGCCAACGCGGCCAAGGGCTCGGCGTCACGCCTGTTCATCAACGACCACTGGCGCGTGGCGATCGACCACCACGCGGCCTGCGGCGGCGACAGCGGCATCTACGGCATCCACCTGGGCCAGGAAGACCTGGACGACGCCGACCTCGACGCCATCCGCGCTTCGGGCCTGCGCCTGGGCGTGTCGACGCACGGCTACGCCGAAATGCTGCGCGTGGCGGCCATCCAGCCCAGCTACCTCGCCCTTGGCGCGATCTTCCCGACCACCACCAAGGTCATGCCCACCCAGCCGCAGGGCATGGGCCGCTTCCGGGCCTACGTGAAAGTGATGCAGCCGGTGATTCCGTCGCTGGTCGGCATCGGCGGCGTCAACGCCGACAACCTGCGCGAAGTGCTGGCC
- a CDS encoding thiazole synthase produces MTFEPTETLRDPFVLYGESFNSRLLLGTARYPSPATLQAAVEASRPAMITVALRRQTAVGSGDGQTLGGDTFWQMLRTLGVPVLPNTAGCFTAQEVITTAMMAREVFETDWIKLELIGDDYTLQPDTLNMPAVAETLVKEGFKVLPYCTEDLVLCRRLLDVGCQALMPWAAPIGTGRGAVNPHAMRTLRDRLPDTPLIVDAGLGLPSHAAQVLEWGYDGVLLNTAVAQAAYPVNMARAFALAVEAGRTAYLAGPMPEREVAQASTPVVGMPFWHAEGAEDRA; encoded by the coding sequence ATGACATTCGAACCGACTGAAACCTTGCGCGATCCGTTCGTGCTGTACGGGGAATCGTTCAACTCCCGGCTGCTGCTGGGCACCGCGCGCTACCCGTCGCCGGCCACGCTGCAGGCGGCCGTGGAGGCGTCGCGCCCGGCCATGATCACCGTGGCGCTGCGCCGCCAGACGGCGGTGGGCAGCGGCGACGGCCAGACGCTGGGCGGCGACACGTTCTGGCAGATGCTGCGCACGCTGGGCGTGCCGGTGCTGCCCAACACCGCCGGCTGCTTCACCGCGCAGGAGGTCATCACCACGGCCATGATGGCGCGCGAGGTGTTCGAGACCGACTGGATCAAGCTGGAGCTGATTGGCGACGACTACACGCTGCAGCCCGACACGCTGAACATGCCGGCCGTGGCCGAGACGCTGGTCAAGGAAGGTTTCAAGGTGCTGCCGTACTGCACCGAGGACCTGGTGCTGTGCCGGCGCCTGCTGGACGTGGGCTGCCAGGCGCTGATGCCGTGGGCCGCGCCGATCGGCACGGGCCGGGGCGCGGTGAATCCGCACGCCATGCGCACGCTGCGCGACCGCCTGCCCGATACGCCGCTGATCGTCGATGCCGGGCTGGGCCTGCCGTCGCACGCGGCGCAGGTGCTGGAATGGGGCTACGACGGCGTGCTGCTGAACACGGCCGTGGCGCAGGCCGCGTATCCGGTGAACATGGCGCGCGCGTTTGCGCTGGCCGTGGAGGCCGGGCGCACCGCCTACCTGGCCGGGCCGATGCCCGAGCGCGAGGTGGCGCAGGCCAGCACGCCGGTGGTGGGCATGCCGTTCTGGCACGCCGAGGGCGCGGAGGACCGCGCATGA
- the thiS gene encoding sulfur carrier protein ThiS, whose amino-acid sequence MKILLNGQPLDLPDAATLADAVTAAAIAPPFAAAVNGQFVPRAAHAATALNAGDQIDLVQPVTGG is encoded by the coding sequence ATGAAAATCCTGCTCAATGGCCAACCGCTGGACCTGCCAGACGCCGCCACGCTGGCGGACGCCGTGACGGCCGCGGCCATCGCGCCGCCGTTCGCGGCCGCCGTGAACGGCCAGTTCGTGCCGCGCGCCGCCCATGCGGCCACCGCGCTCAACGCGGGCGACCAGATCGACCTCGTGCAACCCGTGACGGGAGGCTGA